In Oleiharenicola lentus, the following are encoded in one genomic region:
- a CDS encoding HD domain-containing phosphohydrolase gives MTEQSHTILIVDDEPVVLGALKETLERERYHVVACSSPVKALAILAERQFAVIISDQRMPEMLGLDFLVESRKTHPHASRILVTAVLALPTIVEAINRGEIFRFIAKPWLREELLATVRNAIQRHDLIVRNEALQARSQELNAQLTLANAALEQKLKDLETERTKLDAANHELSARYDSSLELCRRILTAYDPVLGGQAKTLVEFATKMGENEHFSAEERQALVSAAWMCDLGLIGISRELLRTFRQSPGSLTERERGTLQNHPVYSQTLAALVDPAPAIGAIIRGHHERFDGTGYPDGLVGKNIPWAARCLAVAVGYVESGLPKQAAIDQLLAKSGTHYDPEAVRLFLKVSNLVNLPRSVREILLDELEPGMVLATGIYSPHGLLLIGEGQLLGPATINKIRDHNQIAPISQRLLVYS, from the coding sequence ATGACCGAACAATCCCACACCATCCTGATCGTGGACGACGAGCCCGTGGTGCTCGGCGCGCTCAAGGAGACGCTCGAGCGCGAGCGCTACCATGTGGTCGCCTGTTCCAGCCCGGTGAAGGCCCTCGCCATTCTCGCGGAGCGGCAGTTCGCCGTGATCATTTCCGACCAGCGCATGCCCGAGATGCTCGGCCTCGATTTCCTCGTCGAGAGCCGCAAGACCCACCCGCACGCCTCGCGCATCCTCGTGACCGCGGTGCTCGCGCTGCCCACGATCGTCGAGGCCATCAACCGCGGCGAAATCTTCCGCTTCATCGCCAAGCCCTGGCTGCGCGAGGAGCTGCTGGCCACCGTGCGCAACGCCATCCAGCGCCACGACCTGATCGTGCGCAACGAGGCCCTCCAGGCCCGCTCGCAGGAGCTGAACGCCCAGCTCACCCTCGCCAACGCCGCCCTGGAGCAGAAGCTCAAGGACCTCGAGACCGAGCGCACCAAGCTTGACGCCGCCAACCACGAGCTCTCCGCCCGCTACGACAGCTCGCTCGAGTTGTGCCGCCGCATCCTCACCGCCTACGATCCCGTGCTCGGCGGCCAGGCCAAGACGCTCGTCGAGTTCGCCACGAAGATGGGTGAGAATGAACATTTCTCGGCCGAGGAACGCCAGGCCCTCGTTTCCGCCGCCTGGATGTGCGACCTCGGCCTCATCGGCATCTCGCGCGAACTGCTGCGCACCTTCCGCCAGTCACCCGGCAGCCTCACCGAGCGCGAGCGCGGTACGCTGCAGAACCACCCCGTTTACAGCCAGACGCTCGCCGCGCTGGTGGATCCGGCGCCCGCGATCGGCGCGATCATCCGCGGCCACCACGAGCGCTTCGATGGCACGGGGTATCCCGACGGTCTCGTCGGCAAGAACATCCCCTGGGCCGCGCGCTGCCTCGCGGTGGCCGTGGGCTACGTGGAATCGGGCCTGCCCAAGCAGGCCGCCATCGACCAGCTTCTCGCCAAGTCAGGCACGCACTACGACCCCGAGGCCGTGCGCCTCTTTCTCAAGGTTTCCAACCTGGTGAACCTCCCCCGCAGCGTACGCGAGATCCTGCTCGACGAACTCGAGCCCGGCATGGTGCTGGCCACGGGCATCTACAGCCCGCACGGCCTGCTGCTGATTGGCGAAGGCCAGCTCCTCGGCCCCGCCACGATCAACAAGATCCGCGACCACAACCAGATCGCCCCCATCAGCCAGCGGCTGTTGGTGTATTCCTAA
- a CDS encoding PilZ domain-containing protein, translating to MSSADTKSGDSKRKHTRYAVSDDCRLKAAILLRSSDAGTASKDWPGTLVDVSTSGAHIQISLAAVAYKGDSCVLKLSHAGRKAELRGILAHYVCSARYSVCGVRFDLSFAGADKIYEPFLKTIVASSTLKAGETGAEAGRYREEYLGAGETKLVVWRDDKPERNLVAFDFAMARFGAALSGAGTDMLDNKARVAFRSLAGGGSSVLTKEQEAEARWEFSLAASNLPKTFAPDIRRLLRLVS from the coding sequence ATGAGTTCAGCCGACACCAAGTCTGGGGATTCCAAACGCAAGCACACCCGCTACGCGGTGAGCGACGATTGCCGCTTGAAGGCCGCGATCCTGCTGCGCAGCTCCGATGCGGGCACGGCGAGCAAGGACTGGCCGGGTACCCTCGTGGATGTCTCAACCTCGGGCGCCCACATCCAGATCAGCCTCGCGGCCGTGGCCTACAAGGGCGACAGCTGCGTGCTGAAGCTGTCCCACGCCGGACGCAAAGCAGAGCTGCGGGGCATCCTGGCCCACTACGTCTGCTCGGCGCGCTACTCCGTCTGCGGCGTGCGCTTTGACCTGTCCTTCGCCGGGGCGGACAAAATCTACGAGCCGTTCCTGAAGACGATTGTCGCGAGTTCAACGCTTAAGGCCGGGGAAACGGGCGCCGAAGCGGGCCGCTACCGGGAGGAATACCTTGGCGCCGGCGAGACGAAGCTGGTGGTGTGGCGCGACGACAAGCCGGAGCGCAATTTGGTTGCCTTCGATTTTGCGATGGCACGCTTCGGTGCGGCCTTGTCGGGTGCCGGCACGGACATGCTCGACAACAAGGCGCGGGTGGCTTTCCGGTCGCTGGCGGGCGGTGGTTCGTCGGTCCTCACCAAGGAGCAGGAGGCCGAGGCCCGCTGGGAATTTTCCCTCGCGGCTTCAAACCTGCCCAAGACCTTCGCACCGGATATCCGCCGGCTCCTACGGCTGGTGAGCTAA
- a CDS encoding RidA family protein: protein MKSLSFSCFLLASTLAAFASIPALPVEKLKLGDWEDDIGYRQAVRVGNTVFISGTVGTGPMPVAMREAYGVLETTLKHFGLTFAHVVKETIHTTDFEALKANLAVRRGFYGKDFPAATWVQVGRLYEPNHVIEIELVAVIPEPAK from the coding sequence ATGAAATCCCTATCCTTCTCCTGCTTCCTCCTGGCCAGCACCTTGGCCGCATTCGCCAGCATCCCTGCGCTCCCCGTCGAAAAGTTGAAGCTCGGCGACTGGGAGGACGACATTGGCTACCGGCAAGCGGTGCGGGTGGGCAACACGGTCTTCATCTCCGGCACGGTGGGGACCGGGCCCATGCCCGTCGCGATGCGGGAGGCTTACGGTGTCCTCGAAACCACGCTCAAGCACTTTGGCCTCACCTTCGCCCACGTGGTCAAGGAGACCATCCATACCACCGACTTCGAGGCCTTGAAGGCGAACCTGGCCGTGCGGCGCGGCTTTTACGGCAAGGATTTCCCCGCAGCCACCTGGGTGCAGGTTGGCCGGCTCTACGAACCCAATCACGTCATTGAGATCGAGCTCGTGGCCGTAATCCCCGAACCGGCCAAGTGA
- a CDS encoding alpha/beta hydrolase has protein sequence MQRWQTILAYLGMFLAGGAVIPVGAAVELLSGLDFGRVEAREVRIYVPDKVTASTPVLVALDGQNMEAWRLEAALAHLKAQGRRVPLVIAIPSGRDRVEEYGLAGVLDYAGRGRQAVDFQRFVTKAVLPAVRARYGILADPKRTGIMGSSLGGLAAFDLAWRHPEVFGFAGVFSGSFWWRGEDGSAAVRQSSRLAHRQVRAAAPRTADQRWWFSVGTKEETDDRDGNGVIDAVQDTSDLVGELESKGAERGRNLHYVLVEGGEHHETAWADLLPGFLAWALSRD, from the coding sequence ATGCAAAGATGGCAGACCATCCTGGCGTATCTGGGCATGTTTTTGGCCGGTGGTGCGGTGATCCCTGTCGGGGCTGCGGTCGAATTGCTGTCCGGACTGGATTTTGGACGAGTGGAGGCGCGGGAGGTGAGGATTTATGTGCCTGACAAGGTCACGGCTTCGACACCGGTGCTGGTCGCCCTTGACGGGCAAAATATGGAAGCCTGGCGATTGGAAGCGGCGCTCGCCCACCTCAAGGCGCAAGGCCGGCGGGTGCCCCTGGTTATCGCGATTCCGTCAGGCCGGGATCGGGTTGAGGAATACGGCCTGGCCGGCGTGCTGGATTATGCAGGCCGCGGAAGGCAGGCGGTGGATTTCCAGAGATTCGTGACCAAGGCTGTGCTGCCAGCAGTGCGGGCTCGTTATGGCATCTTGGCGGACCCCAAGCGCACAGGTATCATGGGCTCATCGCTGGGTGGCCTGGCGGCTTTCGATCTGGCCTGGCGGCATCCTGAAGTTTTTGGCTTTGCGGGAGTCTTCTCTGGTTCGTTCTGGTGGCGGGGTGAAGACGGTTCGGCTGCCGTGCGGCAGTCATCGCGACTGGCTCATCGCCAAGTGCGGGCCGCAGCGCCCCGCACGGCGGACCAGCGCTGGTGGTTCTCCGTCGGGACCAAGGAAGAAACCGACGATCGTGACGGCAACGGCGTGATCGATGCCGTGCAGGATACTTCCGACTTGGTCGGTGAATTGGAGAGCAAAGGGGCGGAACGCGGGCGCAATCTCCACTACGTCTTGGTTGAAGGGGGCGAACACCACGAAACCGCTTGGGCGGACCTGCTCCCGGGATTTTTGGCCTGGGCCCTTTCGCGGGATTGA